The region ATGCACACACTATCGAAAGCCCCGCTTCAAGCCCGAATGTTGGCTAATTAACTGGGCCATGGGCCAAGAACAACGCAAGGTGCGGCAATCGCAAGCTCTGGGTCGGTACTTTGCGACTAACTTTGGGATTGCGGCACGGGTCTCGTGGGTGTCTCATCCGATGTGGTTGTAGAGAATACTGCGCATCATCACGGCTAAGCGCAACTTCTGAAGGCTGCTATGTTGGAGACTGACTGACTCTGGGAGGTTTACACTTGCCTCTTTCACGTATAATTGGCAATATCCATGGATAAGCGAAGCGCTGCCATTTATTGATCTTGGTTGCCGACACGTATGTTCGGCGGGACGTTACGCTGCGGACGCGGAGTAGAAGAGCCGGGAGTGTACTAGTCGCAGAACAAACTTCCATCGGCTGACTAGACATGATATATGCCTTCTTGTATGTAATAAGAGGAGGGGTAATGTTGGCATGTTAGTTTTCTGCAAGGCCACCAAAGCAGCGATATTAGGCCTCTTTCTTTTTCGCTCCACATTAAGCCCGCATCACGGCCGGCCTAGAGATGCTCGTGATGCATTGCGGGAAGACAGCGCGGAAGAAAGTGGGCCGAATGTTTCGTTCAAACATGTGAGTGACGGGATGTGACCAAGTATTTTCGACCTGTCAGCTGTTTCGAAACCCATGAAGTTCGCAGAATGACCTGTGTCAGAGTTCAACCGAACCGTTTCAACGATCATCCCGCCAGCTTCTGCGACAACTTCCCCAGCATGATGAACGTCGGCCGAACGCTTTTGGAGGTCAAGCGATCTCAGTTTGATTGGGGATGCTCGTGTATGCGGGATACCGCGCTCCTGTCAGCCTTCTGTGGTGCTTCTCAAACCTCAGGCAGCTCCTGCATTGGGCTGCATGTGATGGTGGTGGCATTGTAGATTGTGACACCCTCCGTGACGGCACACGTCTCCCATTCTGGAGTTCGCCTGCAATCTGCTTTCGCGCTGAATGGCAAAGATGAGACTCCAAATGTCGGCGCATGCTGAGGCGCAGGTGGCGCAACGAATTGGGCAACATTAACAGGTCGCTGCTCCGGCTGGGATCCTGTCCTCCAACATCGCCTTCGCGAGGTCGCCAGCCACATCAGGCGTTGACATGTCTCGAGCAAGGCGAGGATTTGAAAGAACAAATAAACCCGTCAAGAAATCATTCCGCGCCAGGTTAAGTTTTGGCATAGCGACAGATGACTGACACTGACATCTTACACACTCGCTTACCGGTACATCAACCGAACGCAGCAGCCGCCATCTGGCTGTGGCACAGCAATACGAGCCGCGAAGACTGCGCGCATAGTCACGACAACAACAAAGTGAATAATGGGCTTTTTGGTCAGTTCTCACTAACTGATAAACAATCCTGACATTTATATTTAAGTGTACCCCTCTTCTTTCGCCTGCTAGTACATCCTACCTCGGTCAACTTGCCTTGCTCACTGTGGACGAAATACGAGCTCGGCCCTTTCGCTTCCTCATGGATTTTGCTTAACGACCAACTGGTTACATCTTATCGAGATACGTGTTCAAGATGTTTGGGTCAAGTTATATATACTCGATGTTCAGAAAAGCTGCCTTCCAACACAGATCCAAACGCACAGTTGTTCTTTCGTATTCCAGTGCGTCGTATTTGTAGCCTTCATCGTTTATATAGTAGCATAAAGCTGTTTCTCGAATAGGAGATCGGAAGGACCGAATAGATAGCGACAGGATGAGACTAGAATGTTTCACGGGCTTAGATTCAAGCATGACTATGGACTGTAGAGCTCAGATATCACGGACCATGCGTTGGATACTGTAAATAGTAATTGTAGGAGAAGATGTGGACATTAAGTGAAGGACATGTTTGCCGTCCTATCTGGACacagacttgtcaacaatcaatcagatcggcatgattgattcctatctaggttaaaggctgcctaatgaagtaattctttaacccatataggaatcaatcatgtcgatcgattgattgttgacaagtctgtCTGGACAGCGATTTAGTCAAGACGTCCAAGCTTGTACAAGCGTACCATACTAGTGTTCTTCGTTATCAATCACTGCTACTGTACCATCCCAGTCTTGTAATCTAAACGCATGCCCGATAACTACACCTTTGAAACTTTAGCTGCTGTGTGATCTCACTGGTCGAGGATGACTATAGCTAACTGATGCACGACGTGGCCGAAAAAGAAAGCGGGGTGCACGTGCATATCTTAACTAACTTAAGAGCCACACGACTCCGAGTAGCTATCCTCACTCCAAACAATGACGCCCTCCAAACAGAATTAACATCAGAGAAAGAACCATAACTTGCTACCATGACAAGCGAGAGTTACCAGCAGACCGGAAGCTTCGCAGCACTATTGTCGCAAGCTATCACACACCCAATATTAGCATGCTTCCTCCTCACCTCACTCGTCAGTCTCCTTTTGCAGACTACATGACTCGACTCTAACCAAAGACTAAAAGCTCACATTCACCTACGCCTTCTACAACGCCCACCTCCACCCTCTACGGAAATACCCCGGTCCGCTCCTCTGGCGCAGCTTCCGCATCCCCTACGTCATCGCCACCCAACGCGGCATCATCCACCAACGCTTCACGTCCTTTCACGCAAAATATGGACCCATAGTGCGCGTAGCCCCCAACGAGCTCTCATATGCCGACAGCCGCGCACTAAAAGACATTTACGCCAATCGGCCTGGCCACCTGCTGTTTGAGCGTAACCCCACGTCCTTCAAGAAGATGGAGGCCGATGAGCCCAACTCGATACTGTATTGGCACGAGAGCGACCACGCTCGGTATAGACGTGCTTTTGCCAATTCCTTTTCTGAAAAGGCGCTGCGGGAGCAGGCACCCGTGATTGAAGGCTATGTCGACTTGTTTATAGAGCAGCTTAAGAAACGCAAGAAGGTGGATCTGACTCAATGGCTCAACTACCTCTTATTTGACCTGTCGGGCGACCTCACGTACGGCGAGTCATGGCGGTGTCTGGAGAAGGGTGAAGCACATCCATGGGTGGAAATCTCGTCGGACTTTGGAAAAGGCCTGGCGCTCATCGCCTCGGTAAATGCTTATCCCCCAGTACACAAGTTACTCCGGTTTATCATCCCCAAACGCATTGTACAGCGTAGTATGGATCACCGCCAGATGAGTCACGAACAAGCCCAGAGACGCATCGCCCGCGACGACGACCGCCCGGATTGGGTTACGCCGGCGAAGAAGTACAGCGAGCTGAAGGACCATTTTACGGATAAGGAGTGGTGGCTTAATCTACTGGTGCTTGCGTTTGCAGGTAGTGAGACTACGGCTAGTGCGTTGACTGCTATACTGCGATTGCTCGTTCAGCACAAGGGTGTTTTGCATCGTTTGGCGGCTGAGATACGGGATACATTTGAACAGGAAACAGATATTACTATTTCGTCTACGGGTAATTTGCCGTATTTGAATGCTGTTATAGATGAGGGGTTGCGGCTTGGTCCACCGGTTGTGATTGGGGTTCCGCGGGTGGTGCCAAAGGGTGGGGATACAATATGTGATCGATGGGTTCCTGAAGGGGTGAGTTTTATACCTATTCATCTTCTTTTCCagtcatcatcatcatcatcatcataCAGATACGCTCACACACCTTACTCACCATGACTTCCTCCACCCCCCTTCCATCTCCAAACAAAACTAAAACAATCCAGACCTACGTAACATTCAACCAATTCTCCGCCTACCGCCAATCCTACAATTTCCCTAACCCAAACTCGTTTATCCCAGAGCGCTTCCTCTCCTCTCCCCCCCTCCAAACCCTCCACCGACCCCTCCCAGCCATCAGTCCCTCCCGCTGACCTCGCCATCTTCTACCCCTTCCAACTCGGCCGCCACTCCTGCATCGGCCAAAAACTCGCTTATCAAGAGATGCGCCTCGTCCTCGCCCGTCTACTGTGGAGTTTTGATATCCGATTGGAAGATGAGAGTGATTGCTGGGACTGGGGGGGAGCAGGAGACGTATTTTTTTTGGGATAAGAAGGCGTTGAGCGTTGTTCTTGATGAGGCTAGGACTGGGGGGGATAAGTaggggaggggaggggggaaTTTTGCCTGCTCCCGACTGTTTGTGGAGTGGAGAGGGCGTGGTTGATCAGTGGGTTGGTAGGTGAAGCGGGGGAAGGGGAATGTGTGTGGGTATTTCCTTCTCTTGTTGGGTCTGCAACAGAGGCGTCTGTGTGAGCTGCATGTATAAAGGCATTGATATTTAGTCTACGTGATTTCGTACCCGTGGATATCACATGCAATCCCAACGTCGTCGAATGGCCACATGTGCATATTCCCATGACCCTATACAAATCACACGCCCAAGAACTCAGTATCCAAAATTCCACAAATCTAATACTCGACATGTCTATTCCTCACCGACAGACATCCCCTTCATCCAAGCAAAGTACATACACACGCGTCGTATAGCGACATTGAAGCAACACATGGATGTAACCAAAAAGTCGTCCGACCGCGACGATTATAAGATAGATAAAGAGAAGAAAAACAGGCATAGCTAAAAAGGGAGCCATAAAAAAGGCCCGCTTTCTGCCCCAACCAAAAGTCAAGTCGCCGTTACGCCCCAGAAGCCCAAGCCAAGCCAAGCCAAGCACCACTCCATCTCGCCATCGCTATAACCCATGCCGCCCTTGACGTCTGTCCAAAGAGACTAACAACACCCCAAAACTACATCGCCATTTCAGCCTGTAGCTTCCTCAgctcctcctcctcatcaTCCTCCTCAACACGGTGCGAGGCCTTGATGTTTGTATTGGGCGCTTGCGGTAACTTCTGGCTCGAAGGAGCATCGTGAATGGGTACATTACCCGTATTGAGCATCTGTTCGTCGAGTTTCTCCTGCTGCAGTTCGGCGAGCTCCTCGTCGAGTTCGTCTTCGTCGATGCCGCTGTTGATTACGCCTGAGGTGATGGCTTCGCTGATTTCCTCGCCGATGGCATGTTGTTCGCGGAGGTCTTCCCTGCGGGTAGAGTTAGTTTGTTTGCTTGCTTTAGATATAGTATGGTGTTGGGGGGAGGATGCGGAGTCACGTACATGACAGTGTCTACCTTGTCGATGGTCAAACCGGCGTGTATTTGCTGCATGGCTTTGCCTGCATTCTTCATTGCGTCTAGTGTCTCCTTGTTGATGTTTGCCGTCTCGATGGAGTGGATTTCCTTTTCTAGCGTCATGATTTGTGCACTCGTTTGTTCGAGCGAGTGCTCAAACTGCTTCTTTCGCCGTAACGCAGCTTTCGCGGCTGTCATCATGGTTAGCGACGCGGCCAGACCCCAGCGAGACGCCCTTTCTTACCTTGCTTGTTGCTGGAAACGTGTTTTCGCGCCAAGGCATCCTGCTCGTCCATTTGGTTTTGCAAGTGCTTCTCCCGCTTGGTCAACATCTCCAGTTGGCCGCGAAGCTGGAGGATGGCCTTCTTGGGCGCCTCCTTCTTCGCCTGGCCTCCGCCAAACCATCCCAGGCCCCAACCGCTCATTTTCGATGTAGGGCTGGATATGCAGTGTAAGTTTTGGAAGCTTGGTGTAAAGCCTATCGCAACCTTTGGTCGCTATCTCGGACGTTTCCAAAGAGTGGGATGGTGGGGTTGCGGGGCGGTAGGAGGCGATTACCTAGAGTGCGAGAAAGCGAAATATGCTCGAGATAGCGGAGAGGGAGAACAAGTTAGTTGGGAGTGGTGCCTAGCTCCGGGTGGTGCCTATGTGCGTGAATGAAGGGTGCCTGGCTGGTCGTGAATCGGGCCTCGATGCACGGGCGAGACTATGATGTCGTCGGCGCTAGCCAATGGCACGTGCCATGCGCATCGGACCCCGGCAATAGTTTCCACCGCTTTCCAAGCTTCTGCGTCTCCACCACTGTCTCACTTCACCACCCAATGTCCAGTACACCAGTTGCATCTAACCTCGTGCTCCTGCGCGACCTCCCCACATGCCCCCACGGAACAAAAGTCCGCTTCCTGGGCTGGTACATTGCATCTACGCCGTGGCGTTTGCGCTTTACTGATCAAAAGGCCAGTGTAGATGAGTACATAGTGGAGACGGCGACTCTGCGTCTCAAGCATGACTATCCCGTTTCCAGTCCGCCACTTGTCGCAAATCTCAACATTGAACATGTGCTAGACAGAGTCAAGCGGCACGAGGTGGATGTAGGAACATGGCTCAATGTGATCGGCTACGTCCAACGCAGAATCACCGACAAGGAGGGCGTATTTGTGCAGGCGCTTTGCATCTGGGACGCTGGTAATCTTGATTTGGCAGCATATAGCAAGGCCGTGGAGAAGCGAAATGAGGGTGCACGTGCTGGAAACTTGTCCTTGTAGTATTCCACCGTGCCTCTTCATCGTCCTACTTCAACACTACATTGGTCTCACACACAAAGTACATAACATACAAAGCACATGTGTATTTGTCTCGTACTACTGGATGAGCCGCCATATTATGCATATATGCAAAATAGTCATGTAAGCCATAACACATGAATCCCGTGATCCGCGCAACAAAGCGTACGCGGAAATGCCACTTTTTCAAAAGCCATAACACCGCCGTCCTTGGCCCCAACCGAGCTACGCTGTCAAGGGTATCTATGAAAACCGGCCAGGTATACACGCCTACCTGGAACGCCAGAGAGCCCAATGTGACCAACGCATCAGCGACGCGTAAAGAGTTGAGAACATGCCAAGCCATAGAAAACAAACGCTAGACTTCTACTACGCCAGTAAAAAATATCCCTCAAACTTTTTCTTTCAGGAATGACAAGACACTCACTCCATCAGTCATGTTTCTCCGCTCGTCTCCGCCTTTGTGGCTTCTTCGGCCCCAGATGTGCTATCTGTGTTCAACTCGGTCAGAGGACGCCGCAAAGGAGTGCCGGTTTGGATTGCTGGTGAACCCGGCACTGGCGTTATTGGCTCAACACTTGGGCGATGGGAAGGGGCATTGCCATGGGCTGATGCTGTATTCGACGGTGCTGCTGATGATTGACCAGTCATATTCGGCATAAACTTGTGCGGTTCGCTGTCTCGTACCAGTGCCGAAGATGGTGCCTTTGCTGAAGACGTGTCGTCTTTCGGCGCTTGGTCCTGCTGAGTTAGATTGTTTGCTACAGCGTCAGCAGCCATCGCCGCTGCAGTGTCCTCGACTGTCGCGGATACAGTGGCCGACCTTGACTCATTCTTGGGAGCGGGTCTTCTGTTCACGAACTTGTTGATGCTCGGTACGCCGCATATAGAATCGAGCACCATGATCTCTGCCGGTGTCAATGTCGCCTCGGGTACCGTTCTGTCTACACAGGCCCTGATTGCGTTGTCTACTTTCCTCTGCTCATCAGGCCCTGATCTCTTGTCGAGGTATACCTTACGGAATGCCTCAAGCTGTCGGGTGAGATCGGGATGGACGCCGATGGGATACCGCCCAGAGGGATGTGGAGTTGTAGCATCATTTGATGAACTTGCAGTCGGCGGCGGCGCCTGTTGTGAAGGTGCTTGAGGTTGAGTAGATTGTTGCACATTGGACGGATGTGGTGGCTGACCGACAGAAGTCTGCTGCTGAGGGGGCTGACCGTGAGGTGATGCTGAAGGTTGTGGTTGGGAAGGCGCATTCGGCTGTTGGCCCGAAGGAGCTTGTGGTGGATAGGCGCGGGGTGGGCCATAGGGACTCGCGCCGGCAGTAGCATATGGTCCCCCATATGGACTTGGAGCTGAGGATCCGCTATACGGCGACTGCTGTGGAGCGGCTGTGGGGAACAAAACACCATATTGACCACTGGATCCAGGTGCGGAACTAGCAGGTGGGTGTTGCGAGTTGGTTTGCGGATAAGGCCGTGGAGGATTAGGCGTTGGTGGACTGCCACTTGCAACACCCCCGCCCCAAGGAGATGCATACGGTGATGGATGGGGTGCGTTCTGCGGCGCGCCGGGAGAAGCTGCGTTTCCTTCGCTGCGAGCCATACTGGGTGGGAGGCGAGGCTGAGCGAGGCTTGGGGGGAGTCTTGGAGGGGCCTGTGGCATCGCATGCGCCATACCGGGATGGTAAGGATACCCGGGCTGAGGATAAGGTTGATATCCATTTGGAGGCGGGTAATAAGGTGGTCGCGGAGTATGGTTGAGTGGAGGACTAGCTTGCCTTTTTCTGCGCTCTTTCTCAATCGAAACCTCGGGGTTGATACGCCACAGCCAGCCCTTGCCCTCCTTGCTGTCCTTGATAAAAGCATGGTGTTGACCGAGGTTGTGTCTTACACTGGACTGCCAACCGCTCGTGGTGGTTTTGAACTTATACCAAGGGTATTTCCGCTCGATATAGGTGTAGATTGATTGAAGGTTCATGGCACCAGTGGGAGAGGAAGATATCGCCTCGTGAATGAGAACAACATAGTTGGCTGTGGGGCGTTGCAGCTGCTCTTCGGTATAATCACTAATGTGCATCTCGGGAGAGGGGGTTCGTGGGGGTCTGATGGGCTTGGCCTGTTTCTGGAGGCCTGCCATTGTACCATCGCCTTGCTCTGTAGTTTCCATGACACCCTCGTCTTCGCCATCGCCAGCATTCGACTCTTTCCTCTTGGGCGTCTTGGGCTTGATGCTTGGGATGGGAATATCGGCAGGGTCAATACCGGCCGCCTTGGCCCTTTCAATATCCCTGACTTGCTTGATGAGCTGAGATCGCTGTCGTTTGGACATGATGCCGTCCTTTGGCGGTCTACCAGGCCCCTTTCTCTTCTCGACGACGTGACCAATGAGATTCCGGGGCAGATTATGCTTCTCTGCCAATTCTTCCGTAATGAGACCTTCAATGTCCCCAGCCTCAAGCTCGCCTTCGTGCGGTTTGCGCAGCAAAGGTGGGCTGTCGTTGGGTGGGGGTCTGCTCGGCTGCTCGGGCTTTGCAGTCGTGGATACGTCCTTTACGGATTCCTCCACCGGCGTCTCGGCCTTGACAGGTATCTTCGCGGGTGTCTTGGCAGGCGCTTTGCCCTTGTCTTTTGGCTCTTTTGGTTCCTTTGGTTCCTTTGGCTCTTTGGATGGAACTGCGTCCTTGTCCTTAGGCTCCTTTGCTTCCTTGGGCTCCTTCCGCTCCTTGTGTGCTTTTGGCTCTTTCGTAGACACACGGGCAGCCGCTTCTTTGCTCTTGGCTGCTTCCTTGACTTTGAGTTTAACCTTCTTAGGGGCAGGCTCCTCGGGAGTGAGTTCTCGGTGGTGATGCTTCCGCTTGTGCGCCTTCTTGCTCTCCTTTGCAGGAGCGACTGGTGGCCTGTATCAAGTTAGCGTGCTATACGTAGTGTGGCGGCTTCAAGTGCTGGACATACAGATTTTTAATCTTGAGCTTGAGACTTGTCTTTTGTCGCGGTTTCGGCGCAGGTTCCTCATACTCGTCCATGTCCTCATCGGCAAACGCTTCGTCATCGTCGCTAGCGATGGCAGGGGTTTGGTAGTACATGTGCTTAGGGTTGAGGGTTCGTTGGTCCTCGCTTTCGGAACTAATGTGCTCGTCACTCTCTAGTTGGCCATTCCCGTTCTCAAAGGAGAAGCTCATGGGACGTGAACCCGAGTCTTGGCGCCGTCGCTGCTCCTCGGTGAGGGCGACATCGGGTAAATAGAAGTGAATGTCGACAGCACCTATCCTAAGGTGGTCGCCGTGATCCAGGGGTATGGTCGCGCCGCGCGGATAAAAGTCACCCTCATGAAACAGACCATTGTTACCCAGCACCTTGATGCAAAAGTGGCCAGCGTCAAAGTCGAAGAAGATTCGCGCATGCTCTCGCGAAATACCCTTGGGACCTAGACGGCCCGTCGAGCTGTTGACGTGTTGCGGGTGTATAGGCACAAGTGGACAGTCATTGGGATCTTCGGGGACATGCCCATCAAATTGCGAAGGCACTTCGGGGAAGGCCTGCATGATGATGTTTTGAGGCGCTCGTTCAGCGGGCTTCTCTTCACCAGTCTCGCCAGTGGGGTGAGAATTGGAGCCGAGGGAATGCGAGGCATTGCTTTGGCGGCGCTGCTGGTACTCGATGGGCATGTGCTCAATGGGCGCGCTGACGATGCCACCCTTTTCAGAAATGACGCTGCGGGCTGGGCGCCGATCGCGCCTTTTCTTCTTGTCCTTTTTGTCTTCTCTGCCTTTGAGATATTCTTCTGCCGCCTCGGGCTGGCCCATGGCGTTGAGGGCATCAGCTTTGGCAAGGCGCTTCATGTCCCGGTGGGCTAGATAAAGGTTGCGACCGAGGGTGATTTGATACGTGTGCATGTAATAGGAGCCGTCATCGAAGCGCAGACGCGCAAAGGCAGTGAGGCGCTCATTGGTGGTGGGAGGCAGGAACTGCTCCATGGGCTGAAGCGCCGTCATGTCCATGTCCATGGGCATGCTGCTCATGTCGGCGCTGTTGAGCTGGGCCGGCTGCGCAAAGTTGATTGCGGAATCGAGCGACGGCATGGCGGTTGTGAGCGATTGGTCCATCACGTCGTGATGGGCAGGCGTGTTGGTGTCGTCGGCCATGTTTGCGGCCATGGCCGACGCATCGCTGGTCGCGGCTTCCATGTCGGGAATGCGCTCTTGGGGGGCAGACAGGAAGTTGGCGTCGGGACTTTCATATTGGGGGTGGACATGATTTTGCTGCACTGAAGAAGGGGCTACGGCCATGCTGCCGCCGCCATATTCGAAGATTGCGTAGTGGCTGAGAAGCGTATGATGGTCGGAGAAGTTGGCGGCCCACGGGTGGATGAGGGCCTCTGCAGCTGCTTGTCTGGAGGTTAGCGGCGCGCTTCTTTTTTCGCCCAGACTGCCGGTGAGCTGTGTCTCGGTGCGGCGCAATACGTACGAGTACGGTGAAGGGAGGCCAGAGGGGTGCAAACCGGCCAAGGCTCGTTTTCCAGTCGTGAGAAGCTGGTGTACTCCGGTGGCAGCGAGTTGAGGGCGTCGGAGCACGTCGGTCGAGCCTGGCTGTGAGAGGCTTGCGCCGGCCCTACTCGTCCTGCACGTGCAGCTTGGCGTTCACCACGATCATCGTCGTTGATGTGACCTTCAAAGACACTCTCCCATCCAAGTCGCGAGTACAAACTCAAAGATTGTTGGAAACTGATATCGAATATTGCCGGATGTACTTTATTTGCATCCTCGGGAGAACCCATGGCTGATAATTAGTCTATACAATATTCCGGCGATTGTTACGAATGAGAAGAGGAAGTGGCCTGGATTGGAAGAAGAAAAATATCGGGTCGCGGCCAGAATACCATAGAATCAAGGACGGGCGGACGGGAGAGGCACATAGATCGAGTGAATGCGCTTCTTGATTCCAAGTAAGAGCGAACTAGACAGACCCTCTCCCATCGCCCTCACTAGCACACCAATCGCGCGCAACACAAGAGAAGGGTCAAAGATTTTGAACCAAAATAACAAACTGTATGGCTCCTAAGAAGAAGACCAAGACACCGTCAGGTGCAGCGAGCGCATCTCTTCCCGGCTCAACCCAGCCCACGCGCCAGCTACCAAACTGGCCTGCTTTGAGCCCTCTGATACCAGAGTCGGATGTTGCGCTTGAAGAGTCGGTTCCCAACCAGATTGTCACCATCCCCAACCTATGGACGGCATCCTTGTGCAGGAATTACGTCTCGTTCCTCTCTTCGCTCCCCTTGACCACGACGCCAGGAAAGCCGAAGAAAGGCGACGCGGTGCGAGTGAACGACCGCTATCAGATCGACGACGCTGCCTTTGCAGAGAAGTTATGGACCGAGACTGCGCTCGAGGGTCTGATCACCGGCGCTGCCCTAAGCGACGAACAACGGAAGGAGCTGTGGGGCGGCCAAGTCGTGGGCCTCAATCCCAACATTCGCATCTACCGTTACTCCAGGGGACAGTTCTTCGACCAACACTGTACCTTGCTATGACTCTCCCACTATCATTCGAGTCGCGCTAACCGACGCAGATGATGATTCCAACAACGTCACCATGCCGGGCAACCCGCCTGTGGCAACGCGTACCACCTGGACATTGCTTCTCTACCTCACTTCGCCCGCCACGGGATGCATCGGTGGAGAGACAGTCTTCTATCCAGAACCaccaaagaagaagagcaaggATCCACCTCCTGATCCCATTGCAGTTGGGCTTCAGGTTGGACTTGCATTGCTGCATCGTCATGGCGCCGACTGCATGCTGCACGAGGGACGTGAAGTCACCAGCGGCGAGAAATGGGTCATCAGAACCGACTTGTGTGTCAAGCGTTGAGAGGGAGGAGGCCAGTCGTGTTTGCCGGTGTTCACCCGTACTGCCTGACGCTTTTACTTGCCTTCTCCTACACCAACTGACCATCATACTTGTACGTCCGTCAGTATCTCCCGTGGCGTTGTTCTTCATGCGTGTAGCAAACGTACGTACGTACGCCAGTATATTCTCCCGACTTTTTTCTTTCTGCATGCAGCATAGGATTATCTGTTGGTAGAATTTCAATCCAAAGCCTGCTGCAACGCGCTTTCGCGACCGCTTATATATAAATAGTGAGTCTATTCTTCGTCCCATCACGCATGACCTGAGAGCCGCATCATCTAGGCGATGTTT is a window of Pyrenophora tritici-repentis strain M4 chromosome 2, whole genome shotgun sequence DNA encoding:
- a CDS encoding Ten1 domain containing protein; translation: MSSTPVASNLVLLRDLPTCPHGTKVRFLGCVDEYIVETATLRLKHDYPVSSPPLVANLNIEHVLDRVKRHEVDVGTWLNVIGYVQRRITDKEGVFVQALCIWDAGNLDLAAYSKAVEKRNEGARAGNLSL
- a CDS encoding Transcription factor Forkhead-HNF3 family; protein product: MGSPEDANKVHPAIFDISFQQSLSLYSRLGWESVFEGHINDDDRGERQAARAGRVGPAQASHSQARPTCSDALNSLPPEYTSFSRLENEPWPVCTPLASLHRTPAAEALIHPWAANFSDHHTLLSHYAIFEYGGGSMAVAPSSVQQNHVHPQYESPDANFLSAPQERIPDMEAATSDASAMAANMADDTNTPAHHDVMDQSLTTAMPSLDSAINFAQPAQLNSADMSSMPMDMDMTALQPMEQFLPPTTNERLTAFARLRFDDGSYYMHTYQITLGRNLYLAHRDMKRLAKADALNAMGQPEAAEEYLKGREDKKDKKKRRDRRPARSVISEKGGIVSAPIEHMPIEYQQRRQSNASHSLGSNSHPTGETGEEKPAERAPQNIIMQAFPEVPSQFDGHVPEDPNDCPLVPIHPQHVNSSTGRLGPKGISREHARIFFDFDAGHFCIKVLGNNGLFHEGDFYPRGATIPLDHGDHLRIGAVDIHFYLPDVALTEEQRRRQDSGSRPMSFSFENGNGQLESDEHISSESEDQRTLNPKHMYYQTPAIASDDDEAFADEDMDEYEEPAPKPRQKTSLKLKIKNLPPVAPAKESKKAHKRKHHHRELTPEEPAPKKVKLKVKEAAKSKEAAARVSTKEPKAHKERKEPKEAKEPKDKDAVPSKEPKEPKEPKEPKDKGKAPAKTPAKIPVKAETPVEESVKDVSTTAKPEQPSRPPPNDSPPLLRKPHEGELEAGDIEGLITEELAEKHNLPRNLIGHVVEKRKGPGRPPKDGIMSKRQRSQLIKQVRDIERAKAAGIDPADIPIPSIKPKTPKRKESNAGDGEDEGVMETTEQGDGTMAGLQKQAKPIRPPRTPSPEMHISDYTEEQLQRPTANYVVLIHEAISSSPTGAMNLQSIYTYIERKYPWYKFKTTTSGWQSSVRHNLGQHHAFIKDSKEGKGWLWRINPEVSIEKERRKRQASPPLNHTPRPPYYPPPNGYQPYPQPGYPYHPGMAHAMPQAPPRLPPSLAQPRLPPSMARSEGNAASPGAPQNAPHPSPYASPWGGGVASGSPPTPNPPRPYPQTNSQHPPASSAPGSSGQYGVLFPTAAPQQSPYSGSSAPSPYGGPYATAGASPYGPPRAYPPQAPSGQQPNAPSQPQPSASPHGQPPQQQTSVGQPPHPSNVQQSTQPQAPSQQAPPPTASSSNDATTPHPSGRYPIGVHPDLTRQLEAFRKVYLDKRSGPDEQRKVDNAIRACVDRTVPEATLTPAEIMVLDSICGVPSINKFVNRRPAPKNESRSATVSATVEDTAAAMAADAVANNLTQQDQAPKDDTSSAKAPSSALVRDSEPHKFMPNMTGQSSAAPSNTASAHGNAPSHRPSVEPITPVPGSPAIQTGTPLRRPLTELNTDSTSGAEEATKAETSGET
- a CDS encoding CypX, Cytochrome P450; protein product: MTSESYQQTGSFAALLSQAITHPILACFLLTSLLTFTYAFYNAHLHPLRKYPGPLLWRSFRIPYVIATQRGIIHQRFTSFHAKYGPIVRVAPNELSYADSRALKDIYANRPGHLLFERNPTSFKKMEADEPNSILYWHESDHARYRRAFANSFSEKALREQAPVIEGYVDLFIEQLKKRKKVDLTQWLNYLLFDLSGDLTYGESWRCLEKGEAHPWVEISSDFGKGLALIASVNAYPPVHKLLRFIIPKRIVQRSMDHRQMSHEQAQRRIARDDDRPDWVTPAKKYSELKDHFTDKEWWLNLLVLAFAGSETTASALTAILRLLVQHKGVLHRLAAEIRDTFEQETDITISSTGNLPYLNAVIDEGLRLGPPVVIGVPRVVPKGGDTICDRWVPEGTYVTFNQFSAYRQSYNFPNPNSFIPERFLSSPPLQTLHRPLPAISPSR
- a CDS encoding 2OG-FeII-Oxy-3 domain containing protein, with protein sequence MPGNPPVATRTTWTLLLYLTSPATGCIGGETVFYPEPPKKKSKDPPPDPIAVGLQVGLALLHRHGADCMLHEGREVTSGEKWVIRTDLCVKR